In Bacillus methanolicus, the following proteins share a genomic window:
- a CDS encoding VWA domain-containing protein has product MDYNHFYNETFKPKSEKELRTYFEKQKDLTGDEVYDYLVYMLGSGKYREYYDQLIAYDHGFVMPELPEGRDEIETKQKKMNVVVLMDASGSMKQKVSGGVKMDLAKDAIGKFLEQIPEEANVSLLAYGHLGTGKDSDKAKSCSAVEPVYQLKPYVSTSFTKALNSFSASGWTPLAGAIEKVHDMLKPYNNEDYHNEVFIVSDGIETCGGDPVQAAKKLQESNIKAKVNIIGFDVDDQGQQQLKLVAEAGGGEYATVRDKSELEITVLKKWRPTIGQLVFTQGVGLKEMEEAMKRMNDIYNPLYEISNREMHRIKNAAYFLNSEELISDEVEGEVLRLADDMYERRQSHFEEIKTKKEAEREAASKEINDKVEAWRNKWKEEIWEDT; this is encoded by the coding sequence ATGGACTACAATCATTTTTATAATGAAACGTTCAAGCCGAAATCAGAGAAAGAACTCCGTACATACTTTGAAAAACAGAAAGATTTAACAGGTGACGAAGTCTATGATTATCTTGTTTATATGCTTGGATCCGGAAAATACAGAGAATACTATGATCAGTTAATCGCTTATGATCACGGATTTGTCATGCCTGAGCTCCCGGAAGGACGTGATGAAATTGAAACGAAACAAAAGAAGATGAATGTCGTCGTTTTAATGGATGCGAGCGGAAGCATGAAACAGAAAGTATCCGGCGGTGTGAAAATGGATCTTGCCAAGGATGCAATTGGAAAATTTCTTGAGCAAATTCCTGAAGAAGCGAATGTTTCGCTGCTGGCTTACGGCCATTTGGGGACAGGTAAGGATTCGGATAAAGCGAAATCATGCTCTGCTGTAGAGCCGGTCTACCAGTTGAAACCGTATGTTTCCACTTCCTTTACCAAAGCTTTGAACTCATTCAGCGCAAGCGGATGGACGCCTCTGGCGGGGGCAATCGAAAAAGTTCATGACATGCTGAAACCATATAATAATGAGGATTATCACAATGAGGTGTTTATTGTCAGCGACGGGATTGAAACGTGTGGAGGCGATCCTGTCCAGGCTGCAAAAAAGCTGCAGGAGAGCAACATAAAGGCTAAAGTGAACATTATCGGTTTTGATGTGGACGATCAAGGACAGCAGCAATTAAAGCTGGTTGCGGAAGCCGGAGGCGGAGAATACGCAACGGTTCGAGATAAATCCGAACTCGAAATCACCGTCTTGAAAAAATGGCGGCCAACGATCGGGCAGCTTGTTTTTACACAGGGAGTCGGTTTAAAAGAAATGGAAGAAGCCATGAAAAGAATGAACGATATATACAATCCGCTATATGAAATATCAAACAGGGAAATGCACCGGATCAAAAACGCCGCATACTTCTTAAATTCGGAAGAGCTGATAAGTGATGAGGTCGAAGGCGAAGTGCTCCGGCTCGCAGATGATATGTATGAACGAAGGCAAAGCCACTTCGAAGAAATCAAAACAAAGAAGGAAGCGGAAAGGGAAGCCGCGAGCAAAGAAATCAATGACAAAGTTGAAGCATGGCGGAACAAATGGAAAGAAGAGATCTGGGAAGATACTTAA
- a CDS encoding DUF6044 family protein, whose product MASKFIQAERRLVVFALLFIAVFLSPLFILGENAHIRVHDNLDSNIAWYKVLAESGELFGPIKATIPQIINGNLSRNAFGTEFSGIVWLYALFPTMVAYGLSQAITRFIAFLGMYLLLKKHFIQKPEWAWIRVGVALAFALPPFWPSGMLSTLGMPLALWAFLNIRNGEKSWKNYLVLTLLPFYSSIVLGFFFFLSAMGILWLTDVMRGKGWNLRFLWSIVYMTLVYFIVEYRLVYSFLFENEPNSRDEYFHARHEFWRSIRLSVKNFVLGHHHVMTVHTFVILPVIFVAFYFVIKHRLWKKERVFVFLFWLNVALSAWYAFWFNKAWLPLTERFHFLDTFNFARYHFLRPLVIYLLFALGLRIMWVQGPRWRQAAIACIFAQVILLSFSNEEIIFQNKPTVKQFFAEKQFNDIKEYIGLPQEQYRVASIGIHPAIAQYNGFYTLDTYNNFYPLSYKYQFRKIIEKELEKNKTIRTYFDEWGGRCYIFTDELGKHYMIKKTSKKRLKHLELKIEPFKEMGGRYIFSAVPIDNAEDNQLHLENIFESKESAWKIYLYKAM is encoded by the coding sequence GTGGCTTCAAAATTCATTCAAGCGGAGCGAAGGCTTGTGGTTTTTGCTCTTCTGTTTATTGCAGTATTTCTTTCTCCTTTATTCATTCTCGGAGAAAATGCTCACATTCGGGTTCATGATAATCTCGATTCCAATATTGCCTGGTATAAGGTGTTGGCAGAGAGCGGGGAACTATTCGGGCCCATCAAGGCAACGATTCCACAAATCATTAATGGAAACTTGTCGAGAAATGCATTTGGAACGGAGTTTAGCGGGATTGTTTGGCTGTATGCTCTTTTTCCGACGATGGTCGCTTATGGATTGAGCCAGGCAATTACGAGATTTATCGCTTTTTTAGGAATGTACCTACTCTTGAAAAAGCATTTTATCCAGAAACCTGAATGGGCTTGGATTCGGGTCGGGGTGGCTCTGGCGTTTGCGCTCCCGCCATTTTGGCCGTCCGGCATGCTAAGTACGCTTGGAATGCCGCTTGCACTTTGGGCTTTTTTGAATATCCGCAATGGGGAAAAGTCATGGAAAAACTATCTTGTCTTAACGCTTTTGCCTTTTTACTCAAGCATTGTGCTCGGGTTTTTCTTTTTCTTAAGTGCAATGGGGATTCTCTGGCTGACCGACGTTATGAGAGGAAAAGGATGGAATCTTCGTTTTTTGTGGTCGATTGTCTATATGACGCTTGTTTATTTCATTGTGGAGTATCGGCTAGTCTATTCATTTCTGTTTGAAAATGAGCCCAACAGCAGGGATGAATATTTTCATGCCCGCCATGAATTTTGGAGATCTATTCGCCTGTCTGTCAAAAATTTTGTGCTTGGCCACCACCATGTGATGACGGTACATACTTTTGTTATTCTCCCGGTTATTTTTGTTGCCTTTTATTTTGTGATAAAACATCGTCTCTGGAAAAAGGAAAGAGTGTTTGTGTTTTTATTCTGGTTGAACGTTGCCTTATCTGCCTGGTATGCTTTTTGGTTTAATAAGGCATGGCTTCCTTTGACTGAGAGATTTCATTTTCTCGATACATTTAACTTTGCCAGGTATCATTTCTTAAGGCCGCTTGTTATTTATTTGCTGTTTGCCCTGGGCTTGCGAATCATGTGGGTGCAAGGTCCGAGGTGGAGACAGGCGGCAATCGCCTGCATCTTTGCCCAGGTGATCCTTCTCAGTTTTTCTAATGAAGAAATTATTTTTCAAAATAAGCCTACGGTAAAACAGTTTTTTGCAGAAAAGCAATTCAATGATATTAAAGAATACATTGGGCTTCCTCAAGAACAATACCGGGTTGCGTCGATCGGGATCCATCCGGCGATTGCCCAATATAACGGATTTTATACACTGGACACGTATAACAACTTCTACCCGCTTTCATACAAATATCAGTTCCGAAAGATTATTGAAAAAGAATTGGAAAAAAACAAAACGATCCGGACTTATTTTGACGAGTGGGGCGGCCGCTGCTACATTTTTACGGATGAGCTCGGGAAGCACTATATGATTAAAAAAACGTCGAAAAAACGGCTGAAACATCTGGAATTGAAAATCGAGCCTTTTAAGGAAATGGG